CCCGCCGTAAGGTCGCGGACGCCCTGGCTAACGGCAAGATCATCAAGATCTACCCGGGCGATGCGCAGGTGGGCGTTCGCAAGGTCGACTTTCGGCTGGATTCTTTTCAGGAGGACTTGGCAAAGTTTAATGCCCAGACAAAGAAGGTCCTGAGGGCCGCAAAGAGCGCATCCGCAGCCCGACGCGCGCAGACACCCGCAGGCGCAACCCCTAAAGACATGTTTTAGGGGGGATTATTTGATTATACATTAACTTCTTATAATATATGTTATGTAAACTACATGGAGTTTGGATAAATGGTCTAATGCCTTGATTCCAGCGGGTTTGCTGCCTTTTGCGTTTTAGTCAATGCGTTGTGGCCAAACTTACTTATATTCTATTCGTGTATGTGATCTTCCCTGTTTTTGACGAATCTCTGCAGAATTGCTCGGCCTCTGTTGTTTTTTGACATCTTGAGCCGAGAAAGAAAAAAGCCAGGGTAAATATGAAATTTACCCTGGCTTTTTAGCATTCTGAAGGGATTTTTGTTACTTGAGCGTCAGGACATCCGGCTTCCTTTGTTGGGGACTCATGGCTTCTACGGATTCTGTGTCAATTTCGATAAGGACAAAATTGGGGTCTTCCAGGCTGGTGAAATACTGCCGGAGCATCGGGATATTATACCAAACCTGCTGTTTTTTGTCTTTGTTTTCGCTGATTTTGGCCTTGCCGGAGATCCTGGCAAAGCACATTTTGCGGTCAATATAGCACATCTCCACCTGGGGATTCTGGCTGATTTGGCTGATGGTGCGCGAATGCGCTAAAACGGCCAGTAAAAGATTGCCGTCCTCATCCAAATATGGCATCATGGGCCTGGCCTTGGGCTGGCCGCCGTCCACGGTCGCCAGCACCCCAAAACCGGCATCTTTGATCAAGTCGATCACTTCCTGTTTTTGCATACTTTTAACCTCCGGTCTTTGGCTTTGCCGATGCCTTTTTGTCCTTGAATTTTGCGGTCCCGACCCATTCGGTGTTGAGGGTTGAAATGATTTCCGCGGCTATAGACACGGCGATTTCTTCCGGTGTCTGGGAACCGATATCAATGCCGGCCGGGATCCGGATCCGGGCGAGTTTTTTCTGATCATAACCCATGCCTTTCAGCCGGTTGAAAAACTTGATTTTTTTGGCCTTGCTGGAAATGACCCCCACATAAGCGGCCGGAGAATCAATGACGGTTTTGAGGCATTCAAAGTCATATTCGTTCCCCTGGGTCACGATCATGACGCAACTGTCCTGAGTTACCGGGATGCGAGCCAATTCCTTGGCATGGTTTCCCAG
The sequence above is a segment of the Candidatus Omnitrophota bacterium genome. Coding sequences within it:
- a CDS encoding DUF134 domain-containing protein, encoding MGQGRPKKVRYIQNMPQVLQFSPRGKPGRPEEVGLSIDEFEALKLSDHQGFSQAQGAQAMKLSRPSFGRLVRGARRKVADALANGKIIKIYPGDAQVGVRKVDFRLDSFQEDLAKFNAQTKKVLRAAKSASAARRAQTPAGATPKDMF
- a CDS encoding pyridoxamine 5'-phosphate oxidase family protein, which translates into the protein MQKQEVIDLIKDAGFGVLATVDGGQPKARPMMPYLDEDGNLLLAVLAHSRTISQISQNPQVEMCYIDRKMCFARISGKAKISENKDKKQQVWYNIPMLRQYFTSLEDPNFVLIEIDTESVEAMSPQQRKPDVLTLK